CAATATCAACTTTGCGTCTCTGGACCTCCGCCATCTCCTCAAGGATCTTTTGGTAGCGTTTCTCAATCTCAGTGAGACTCTGTTCAATCTCATAAACCGTCTTGTGCCAATCCTGGCTAAGTTCAGCATGAGAAGGGATAACACCCCCTGTCATCCGCATAAGAAGATCTTCAGTACGATGCGTCAGATTCGCTATTTTGTGGGCAAGATCAACATCTTTCTCATGCTGAAGATGGTATTCTTTGGCTCGCTTCTCGTCAATCATAATTGGCTCAAATCGCCCATAGTGGGCAAGCCAGTCCATTACCTTCTCTACATCCTCTTTACGAACCAAAAGATCCATCTTTTTCAAGCGTTCAGAAAACAACATGCCCACCTCCCTCCACAATAAATGGTGACACCTCTTCCCAGGGAAGTTTATAGCGTTGCGCTTCTAAAGCAATCTGCCAGTTTTGCGTCATTATCTCCTGAATCACAAGAAACGCTCCCAGAAAACGAGCAGACCCTGCTCTTCTCACCATAGGCCAAAGAAGTGTCACCACTCTTTGTTGAATTATTTGAGAAAGTTTTTGAAGATTCTCACCGCCAGTTAAACCCAGGGAAGAAGGCAGAAGACGTATAAATTCCTCGAGACTCTCGCTATTCAAAAGTCTCCTCCAATAACCTCTCTCCTCAAAAACCGCCGGAAAATACGCCAAAACCTCTTCAGCACTCCGTCGATATCCAAACTTCATACGAGCCACAAACATGATTCGTTCCATTTCTATTCCAAAGAGAAGTGTCTCTCTCCAGGCATCCCATTCACCACTTCTTCTTACAGCCTCAACAAGTGACTCAAGAAACATCTCATATAACCTCACCTCCAACCCAAAACTCTCACCTGTTTTTTCGATCTCTGGAAAAATCTGCTGAGCCAGGCGATAGTATGGCGTACCGAGGAGAAACGACTGTAGTTCCTTGAGATCCTTAAGATCATTAACAAAAGGCGGTTGAACACGGAACCCTTTTCCCAATTCATAGAGTATACTTCCTGGACGATGATAGACAAAGGAGAGCACAAGATTCACCAGATTTTTTATTTCATAACGAGAAAGATACACCCTCAAGACATCCTGGGTAACTTTTGACTCATAACGCATCAAACTACGAATCAAAAGAATCTTTTCCTGATGAATTGCTTTCTCTACATCAAGAATACCCTCTTTCCCGATTCTTCCAGAACGAGGCAACTCAAGCCTCTGCAGCATCTCAGAAAGAGAAGTTCTCCAAACATC
This sequence is a window from Thermospira aquatica. Protein-coding genes within it:
- a CDS encoding V0D/AC39 family V-type ATPase subunit produces the protein MAYHGATYPKVMRWLSFFEGKKRLEDVWRTSLSEMLQRLELPRSGRIGKEGILDVEKAIHQEKILLIRSLMRYESKVTQDVLRVYLSRYEIKNLVNLVLSFVYHRPGSILYELGKGFRVQPPFVNDLKDLKELQSFLLGTPYYRLAQQIFPEIEKTGESFGLEVRLYEMFLESLVEAVRRSGEWDAWRETLLFGIEMERIMFVARMKFGYRRSAEEVLAYFPAVFEERGYWRRLLNSESLEEFIRLLPSSLGLTGGENLQKLSQIIQQRVVTLLWPMVRRAGSARFLGAFLVIQEIMTQNWQIALEAQRYKLPWEEVSPFIVEGGGHVVF